In Balaenoptera ricei isolate mBalRic1 chromosome 4, mBalRic1.hap2, whole genome shotgun sequence, the following are encoded in one genomic region:
- the ATP6V1A gene encoding V-type proton ATPase catalytic subunit A encodes MMDFSKLPKIRDEDKESTFGFVHGVSGPVVTACDMAGAAMYELVRVGHSELVGEIIRLEGDMATIQVYEETSGVSVGDPVLRTGKPLSVELGPGIMGAIFDGIQRPLSDISSQTQSIYIPRGVNVSALSRDVKWDFTPCKNLRVGSHITGGDIYAIVNENSLIKHKIMLPPRNRGTVTYIAPPGNYDTSDVVLELEFEGIKEKFSMVQVWPVRQVRPVTEKLPANHPLLTGQRVLDALFPCVQGGTTAIPGAFGCGKTVISQSLSKYSNSDVIIYVGCGERGNEMSEVLRDFPELTMEVDGKVESIMKRTALVANTSNMPVAAREASIYTGITLSEYFRDMGYHVSMMADSTSRWAEALREISGRLAEMPADSGYPAYLGARLASFYERAGRVKCLGNPEREGSVSIVGAVSPPGGDFSDPVTSATLGIVQVFWGLDKKLAQRKHFPSVNWLISYSKYMRALDEYYDKHFTEFVPLRTKAKEILQEEEDLAEIVQLVGKASLAETDKITLEVAKLIKDDFLQQNGYTPYDRFCPFYKTVGMLSNMIAFYDMARRAVETTAQSDNKITWSIIREHMGEILYKLSSMKFKDPVKDGEAKIKADYAQLLEDMQNAFRSLED; translated from the exons TGGTTACAGCTTGTGACATGGCAGGTGCAGCCATGTATgaactggtgagagtgggccacaGTGAGTTGGTTGGAGAGATTATCCGATTGGAGGGTGACATGGCCACTATCCAGGTGTATGAAGAAACCT CTGGTGTGTCTGTTGGAGATCCTGTACTCCGCACTGGGAAACCCCTCTCAGTAGAGCTTGGTCCTGGCATTATGGGAGCCATTTTTGATGGTATTCAAAGACCTTTGTCGGATATCAGCAGTCAGACTCAAAGTATTTACATTCCCAGAGGAGTAAATGTGTCTGCTCTTAGCAGAGATGTCAAATGGGATTTCACACCTTGCAAAAACCTACGG GTTGGTAGTCACATCACTGGTGGAGATATTTATGCAATTGTCAACGAGAACTCACTCATCAAACACAAAATCATGTTGCCCCCACGAAACAGAGGAACTGTCACTTACATTGCTCCACCTGGAAATTATGATACCTCT GATGTTGTGTTGGAGCTTGAATTTGAAGGTATAAAGGAGAAGTTCAGCATGGTCCAAGTATGGCCTGTACGTCAGGTTCGGCCTGTCACTGAGAAGTTGCCAGCTAATCATCCTCTGTTGACTGGCCAGAGAGTCCTTGATGCCCTTTTTCC ATGTGTACAGGGAGGAACTACTGCAATCCCTGGGGCTTTTGGCTGTGGAAAGACAGTGATATCGCAGTCTCTATCCAAGTATTCCAACAGTGATGTGATCATCTACGTAGGATGTGGTGAGAGAGGAAATGAGATGTCTGAAGTCCTCCGGGACTTCCCAGAG CTCACGATGGAAGTTGATGGTAAGGTAGAGTCAATTATGAAGAGGACAGCGTTGGTAGCCAATACCTCTAATATGCCTGTTGCTGCTAGGGAAGCCTCTATTTATACTG GAATTACACTGTCAGAATATTTCCGTGACATGGGCTACCACGTCAGTATGATGGCTGACTCTACCTCTAGATGGGCTGAGGCTCTTAGAGAAATCTCTGGCCGCTTAGCTGAAATGCCTGCAG atagTGGATATCCTGCATATCTCGGTGCCCGTCTGGCCTCATTCTATGAGCGAGCTGGCAGAGTGAAATGTCTTGGAAATCCTGAGAGAGAAGGGAGTGTCAGCATTGTAGGAGC aGTTTCTCCACCTGGTGGTGATTTTTCTGATCCAGTTACATCTGCTACTCTCGGTATTGTTCAG GTGTTCTGGGGCTTAGATAAGAAACTAGCTCAACGTAAGCATTTCCCGTCTGTCAACTGGCTCATCAGCTACAGCAAGTACATGCGTGCCTTGGATGAGTACTATGACAAACACTTCACAGAGTTTGTTCCTCTGAGGACCAAAGCTAAGGAGATTCTGCAGGAAGAAGAAGACTTGGCAGAAATTGTACAGCTTGTGGGAAAG gCTTCACTAGCAGAAACAGATAAAATCACTCTGGAGGTAGCAAAACTTATCAAAGATGATTTCCTTCAACAAAATGGATATACTCCTTATGACAG GTTCTGCCCATTCTACAAGACAGTAGGGATGCTGTCGAACATGATTGCATTTTATGATATGGCCCGCAGAGCTGTTGAAACCACTGCCCAGAGTGACAATAAAATCACATGGTCCATTATCCGTGAGCACATGGGGGAGATCCTCTATAAGCTTTCCTCCATGAAATTCAAG GATCCAGTGAAAGATGGTGAGGCAAAGATCAAGGCCGACTATGCACAACTTCTTGAAGATATGCAGAATGCATTCCGTAGCCTTGAAGATTAG